A single genomic interval of Lucilia cuprina isolate Lc7/37 chromosome 2, ASM2204524v1, whole genome shotgun sequence harbors:
- the LOC111679867 gene encoding homeotic protein spalt-major isoform X2 → MKNILSTVLCEMRSDFKETHQETINKMIQFGTVKYGIVKQLKDRAKSTEKDSASDHEENGTCSPLAATTANEDSDCDRAELTHMATSNEHVNKINTATPADKQQQQQQQTTTSEGLVTGEDLNHNNNIVMPLEEQQQQQQQQQQQQELKIQSPSRTEELNTVLTPSKTYPKDQEFPSPTPPDLNESQEPLRKAQEASEEANETESSTIQEEEEKENMCLTSGKLENPTNKDDIKSIEEEQNKVLPAQEMEEANATVSAEKSANKDMEMDVAESTTPSMPAALAQQFGAAPVNIEAIKNMQLAIAQVAAKTIANGASGQDNEAAMKQLAFLQQTLFNLQQQQLFQIQLIQQLQSQLAMNQPKTGEEANEMDEEEEEEGENGEEDTYEEEERIAQMELRQKAEARMAEDKARQHLINAGVPLDSLKRKRDSENAEDMDVSASRRISVDKSSEYALDKLKDMENRPLPFGSNLASSIITHHDDMPEPNSLDLLQKRAQEVLDSASQGILANNMADEFAFKEKNGKAGNEPFFKHRCRYCGKVFGSDSALQIHIRSHTGERPFKCNVCGSRFTTKGNLKVHFQRHAHKFPHVPMNATPIPEHLDKFHPPLLDQMSPDSSPSHTPAAMPQQMPSQMPAMNFPGASSNFPGLANLYRPPMDILKSLSASSGAAGFSNPFFPQVPGNLGEAAVQAQAAAQAVLNKNQEIPTDLSKTSEPSSPVNTQIKSEICEEKEEEEHEQEQEEMATKPDTTTEAPKTSTPTPLDIKIKEEKDDCEIVQDDMEEDRIHTPLPAPATVSPAISAHSPSLINSLPQVPNSPPVPTSKPPTIQQLPPVVQPIQPPAILHPQPSPGSQHHLDHLPTPGQLPPSMHHRDDFFAERFPLNFTKTLSPERHSPIRSPAHIPRAPFFNPMKPHDMALLPRPHSNDNSWENFIEISNSSETMKLKELMKNKKITDPNQCVVCDRVLSCKSALQMHYRTHTGERPFKCRICGRAFTTKGNLKTHMAVHKIRPPMRNFHQCPVCHKKYSNALVLQQHIRLHTGEPTDLTPEQIQAAEIRDPPPSMMPGAFMNPFAAAAFHFGMPGGPGMHPGMHGMHNGLGSESSQGDYDDQMDCGDDYDDDMSSDHMSNSNDLEPGSERPKSTDDFKGLLFEQKLRIDPTGVVNTNPRPQSATSNANSISSPPTSPTTASKPLSSTRATSPARSASEMSQGALDLTPRAGPSSANSSISARSPLPSNAGKRSPSPVSKSPKLPQISPSAVMPPTSAVDCLPPGLHHHLQQQHQQLMQQQAALAAAQHHQQMQHNAVVAMHQEQLRREAVAHAQLSPNAPPSMSQQPTTGQGSATSSPQIPHPQAGNPLVAAARPPFGMFPNLPLFPPASTQNMCTAMNSIAQSVMPAAPFNPLALSGVRGSTTCGICFKTFPCHSALEIHYRSHTKERPFKCNICDRGFTTKGNLKQHMLTHKIRDMEQETFRNRAVK, encoded by the exons atgaaaaatattttatcaactGTTTTGTGTGAAATGAGAAGTGATTTTAAGGAAACCCATCAAGAAACCATTAATAAAATGATACAATTTGGTACTGTCAAATATGGaattgttaaacaattaaaagatCGTGCTAAAAGCACTGAAAAAG ATTCAGCCAGTGATCATGAGGAGAATGGTACATGTTCACCTTTGGCTGCCACAACCGCCAATGAAGATAGTGATTGCGATAGAGCAGAATTAACTCATATGGCCACTAGTAATGaacatgttaataaaattaacacagCAACACCCGCcgataaacaacaacaacaacagcaacagactACTACATCAGAAGGCTTAGTAACAGGAGAAGATcttaatcataataataacataGTAATGCCGTTggaagaacaacaacagcagcaacaacagcagcagcaacagcaggaGTTAAAGATACAATCTCCCTCAAGAACAGAAGAATTAAATACGGTTTTAACACCCTCTAAAACATATCCAAAAGATCAAGAATTTCCCTCACCTACACCACCGGATCTTAACGAAAGTCAAGAACCCCTAAGAAAAGCTCAAGAGGCCAGTGAAGAAGCTAACGAAACTGAATCTTCAACAAtacaagaagaagaagaaaaagaaaacatgtgCTTAACATCGGGTAAATTGGAAAATCCTACCAACAAGGATGATATAAAAAGCATAGAAGAAGAACAAAATAAAGTGCTACCAGCACAAGAAATGGAAGAAGCTAACGCCACAGTCAGTGCAGAGAAATCGGCAAATAAAGATATGGAAATGGATGTGGCAGAATCTACTACACCCTCAATGCCTGCCGCTTTAGCGCAACAATTTGGTGCCGCACCTGTTAATATTGAAGCCATTAAGAATATGCAGTTGGCCATAGCCCAAGTGGCAGCTAAAACTATTGCTAATGGTGCTTCTGGTCAAGATAATGAGGCTGCCATGAAACAATTGGCTTTCCTGCAACAGACACTCTTTAATCTGCAACAACAGCAGCTATTTCAAATTCAACTTATACAACAGCTGCAGTCGCAATTGGCCATGAATCAACCCAAAACGGGTGAGGAAGCCAATGAAATggatgaagaggaagaagaaGAGGGTGAGAATGGTGAGGAGGATACGTATGAGGAAGAAGAGCGTATAGCTCAAATGGAATTGAGACAGAAAGCTGAAGCCCGCATGGCTGAAGATAAGGCTAGACAGCATTTAATCAATGCTGGTGTTCCTCTAGATTCACTTAAAAGAAAACGTGATAGCGAAAACGCCGAAGACATGGATGTTTCAGCCTCACGACGCATTAGTGTTGACAAAAGCTCCGAATATGCTTTGGATAAACTTAAGGATATGGAAAATAGGCCCTTGCCTTTTGGCTCCAATTTAGCCTCCTCCATTATAACTCATCACGATGATATGCCAGAACCCAACTCCTTGGACTTGTTGCAGAAGAGAGCTCAAGAAGTATTGGATTCAGCTTCTCAGGGTATTTTAGCCAATAATATGGCTGATGAATTTGCATTCAAAGAGAAAAATGGGAAGGCCGGCAATGAACCGTTCTTCAAGCACAGATGTCGCTATTGCGGCAAAGTCTTTGGTTCGGATTCTGCCTTACAGATTCACATTAGATCTCATACGGGCGAACGTCCCTTCAAGTGCAATGTTTGCGGCAGCAGATTCACCACCAAAGGAAATTTAAAAGTGCATTTCCAAAGACATGCTCACAAATTCCCTCATGTACCTATGAATGCCACCCCCATACCAGAGCATTTGGATAAATTCCATCCTCCCCTATTGGATCAAATGTCACCGGATAGTTCTCCCAGCCATACACCTGCCGCCATGCCACAACAAATGCCCAGTCAAATGCCAGCCATGAATTTCCCAGGAGCTTCTAGCAATTTTCCTGGATTGGCTAATCTCTACAGACCTCCCATGGACATATTGAAGTCATTGTCAGCTTCATCGGGTGCCGCTGGATTCAGCAATCCTTTCTTCCCTCAGGTTCCTGGTAATTTGGGAGAAGCAGCTGTACAAGCTCAAGCAGCTGCCCAAGctgttttgaataaaaatcaGGAAATTCCTACGGATTTAAGTAAAACCTCGGAGCCCAGTTCTCCTGTCAACACACAGATAAAGTCAGAGATCTGTGAGGAAAAGGAGGAAGAGGAACATGAACAAGAACAAGAAGAAATGGCCACCAAACCAGACACCACAACTGAGGCACCCAAAACATCAACTCCCACTCCTTTGGACATAAAGATCAAAGAAGAGAAAGATGATTGTGAAATTGTACAAGATGATATGGAAGAAGATAGAATACACACTCCCTTACCAGCACCAGCTACAGTCAGTCCCGCCATCTCTGCACACTCACCTTCTTTAATCAATTCCCTACCCCAAGTACCTAATAGCCCGCCTGTACCCACCTCAAAACCACCCACCATTCAACAATTACCGCCGGTAGTACAACCCATACAACCACCTGCCATTTTACATCCACAACCTTCACCGGGTTCTCAACATCATTTGGATCATTTACCCACACCCGGACAGCTGCCACCTTCTATGCATCATCGTGATGACTTCTTTGCCGAACGTTTCCCTCTGAACTTTACCAAAACATTGTCGCCCGAAAGACACTCGCCCATAAGATCGCCAGCGCATATACCACGTGCTCCCTTCTTTAATCCCATGAAACCTCATGATATGGCTTTATTGCCGCGTCCTCATAGCAATGATAATTCCTGGGAGAATTTCATAGAGATTTCGAATTCTTCGGAGACCATGAAGTTAAAGGAATTGATGAAGAATAAGAAAATCACCGATCCCAATCAATGTGTGGTGTGTGATCGTGTTTTATCGTGCAAAAGTGCTCTACAAATGCACTATCGCACCCATACCGGCGAAAGACCTTTCAAGTGTCGCATTTGTGGTCGTGCTTTCACCACTAAAGGCAATTTGAAAACTCACATGGCTGTGCATAAAATAAGACCGCCCATGCGTAATTTCCATCAGTGTCCAGTGTGTCATAAGAAATACTCCAACGCTTTAGTGCTGCAACAACACATACGCTTGCATACTGGAGAACCCACAGATTTGACACCCGAACAAATACAAGCAGCCGAAATACGTGATCCTCCACCATCTATGATGCCAGGTGCTTTCATGAATCCTTTTGCTGCCGCCGCTTTCCACTTCGGTATGCCTGGCGGTCCTGGCATGCATCCGGGTATGCACGGTATGCATAATGGCTTAGGTTCGGAATCTTCTCAGGGTGACTACGATGATCAAATGGATTGTGGAGATGATTACGACGATGATATGTCTTCTGATCATATGTCCAATAGCAATGATTTGGAACCGGGTAGTGAGAGACCAAAGTCAACTGATGATTTCAAAGGTTTATTGTTTGAGCAAAAGCTAAGAATAGATCCTACTGGAGTGGTTAATACAAATCCTAGACCTCAATCGGCCACCTCGAATGCAAATTCAATAAGTTCGCCTCCCACCAGCCCAACAACTGCATCAAAACCTTTGAGTTCTACACGCGCTACTTCACCAGCCAGATCAGCTTCGGAAATGTCACAAGGAGCTTTAGATTTGACACCACGTGCTGGACCCTCTTCGGCCAATAGCAGCATTAGCGCTCGTTCGCCGCTACCTAGCAATGCTGGCAAACGTTCACCTTCTCCCGTTAGCAAATCTCCAAAACTACCACAAATCAGCCCCTCAGCCGTTATGCCACCAACTTCTGCAGTCGATTGTCTACCACCCGGTCTACATCACCACttgcagcagcaacatcaacaactaATGCAACAGCAAGCAGCCTTGGCTGCCGCTCAACATCACCAGCAAATGCAACACAATGCCGTCGTAGCCATGCATCAAGAACAACTAAGACGTGAAGCAGTTGCACATGCGCAACTCTCACCGAATGCCCCACCATCGATGTCACAGCAGCCAACAACTGGACAAGGTTCCGCCACCAGCTCACCGCAAATACCACATCCACAAGCGGGAAATCCATTGGTAGCAGCTGCCAGACCACCATTTGGCATGTTTCCAAATCTCCCGCTGTTTCCACCGGCTTCCACGCAAAACATGTGCACCGCAATGAATTCAATAGCACAGTCTGTTATGCCGGCGGCACCATTTAATCCTTTAGCTCTATCGG GAGTCAGAGGCAGCACTACTTGCGGCATTTGTTTCAAAACATTCCCCTGCCATTCGGCTTTGGAGATTCATTATAGAAGTCATACTAAAGAGAGACcatttaaatgtaatatatGTGATCGTGGCTTTACAACAAAG GGTAACTTAAAACAACATATGCTTACCCATAAAATTCGTGATATGGAACAGGAAACTTTCCGAAATAGAGCTGTCAA ATGA
- the LOC111679867 gene encoding homeotic protein spalt-major isoform X1, translating to MKNILSTVLCEMRSDFKETHQETINKMIQFGTVKYGIVKQLKDRAKSTEKDSASDHEENGTCSPLAATTANEDSDCDRAELTHMATSNEHVNKINTATPADKQQQQQQQTTTSEGLVTGEDLNHNNNIVMPLEEQQQQQQQQQQQQELKIQSPSRTEELNTVLTPSKTYPKDQEFPSPTPPDLNESQEPLRKAQEASEEANETESSTIQEEEEKENMCLTSGKLENPTNKDDIKSIEEEQNKVLPAQEMEEANATVSAEKSANKDMEMDVAESTTPSMPAALAQQFGAAPVNIEAIKNMQLAIAQVAAKTIANGASGQDNEAAMKQLAFLQQTLFNLQQQQLFQIQLIQQLQSQLAMNQPKTGEEANEMDEEEEEEGENGEEDTYEEEERIAQMELRQKAEARMAEDKARQHLINAGVPLDSLKRKRDSENAEDMDVSASRRISVDKSSEYALDKLKDMENRPLPFGSNLASSIITHHDDMPEPNSLDLLQKRAQEVLDSASQGILANNMADEFAFKEKNGKAGNEPFFKHRCRYCGKVFGSDSALQIHIRSHTGERPFKCNVCGSRFTTKGNLKVHFQRHAHKFPHVPMNATPIPEHLDKFHPPLLDQMSPDSSPSHTPAAMPQQMPSQMPAMNFPGASSNFPGLANLYRPPMDILKSLSASSGAAGFSNPFFPQVPGNLGEAAVQAQAAAQAVLNKNQEIPTDLSKTSEPSSPVNTQIKSEICEEKEEEEHEQEQEEMATKPDTTTEAPKTSTPTPLDIKIKEEKDDCEIVQDDMEEDRIHTPLPAPATVSPAISAHSPSLINSLPQVPNSPPVPTSKPPTIQQLPPVVQPIQPPAILHPQPSPGSQHHLDHLPTPGQLPPSMHHRDDFFAERFPLNFTKTLSPERHSPIRSPAHIPRAPFFNPMKPHDMALLPRPHSNDNSWENFIEISNSSETMKLKELMKNKKITDPNQCVVCDRVLSCKSALQMHYRTHTGERPFKCRICGRAFTTKGNLKTHMAVHKIRPPMRNFHQCPVCHKKYSNALVLQQHIRLHTGEPTDLTPEQIQAAEIRDPPPSMMPGAFMNPFAAAAFHFGMPGGPGMHPGMHGMHNGLGSESSQGDYDDQMDCGDDYDDDMSSDHMSNSNDLEPGSERPKSTDDFKGLLFEQKLRIDPTGVVNTNPRPQSATSNANSISSPPTSPTTASKPLSSTRATSPARSASEMSQGALDLTPRAGPSSANSSISARSPLPSNAGKRSPSPVSKSPKLPQISPSAVMPPTSAVDCLPPGLHHHLQQQHQQLMQQQAALAAAQHHQQMQHNAVVAMHQEQLRREAVAHAQLSPNAPPSMSQQPTTGQGSATSSPQIPHPQAGNPLVAAARPPFGMFPNLPLFPPASTQNMCTAMNSIAQSVMPAAPFNPLALSGVRGSTTCGICFKTFPCHSALEIHYRSHTKERPFKCNICDRGFTTKGNLKQHMLTHKIRDMEQETFRNRAVKYMSGGKED from the exons atgaaaaatattttatcaactGTTTTGTGTGAAATGAGAAGTGATTTTAAGGAAACCCATCAAGAAACCATTAATAAAATGATACAATTTGGTACTGTCAAATATGGaattgttaaacaattaaaagatCGTGCTAAAAGCACTGAAAAAG ATTCAGCCAGTGATCATGAGGAGAATGGTACATGTTCACCTTTGGCTGCCACAACCGCCAATGAAGATAGTGATTGCGATAGAGCAGAATTAACTCATATGGCCACTAGTAATGaacatgttaataaaattaacacagCAACACCCGCcgataaacaacaacaacaacagcaacagactACTACATCAGAAGGCTTAGTAACAGGAGAAGATcttaatcataataataacataGTAATGCCGTTggaagaacaacaacagcagcaacaacagcagcagcaacagcaggaGTTAAAGATACAATCTCCCTCAAGAACAGAAGAATTAAATACGGTTTTAACACCCTCTAAAACATATCCAAAAGATCAAGAATTTCCCTCACCTACACCACCGGATCTTAACGAAAGTCAAGAACCCCTAAGAAAAGCTCAAGAGGCCAGTGAAGAAGCTAACGAAACTGAATCTTCAACAAtacaagaagaagaagaaaaagaaaacatgtgCTTAACATCGGGTAAATTGGAAAATCCTACCAACAAGGATGATATAAAAAGCATAGAAGAAGAACAAAATAAAGTGCTACCAGCACAAGAAATGGAAGAAGCTAACGCCACAGTCAGTGCAGAGAAATCGGCAAATAAAGATATGGAAATGGATGTGGCAGAATCTACTACACCCTCAATGCCTGCCGCTTTAGCGCAACAATTTGGTGCCGCACCTGTTAATATTGAAGCCATTAAGAATATGCAGTTGGCCATAGCCCAAGTGGCAGCTAAAACTATTGCTAATGGTGCTTCTGGTCAAGATAATGAGGCTGCCATGAAACAATTGGCTTTCCTGCAACAGACACTCTTTAATCTGCAACAACAGCAGCTATTTCAAATTCAACTTATACAACAGCTGCAGTCGCAATTGGCCATGAATCAACCCAAAACGGGTGAGGAAGCCAATGAAATggatgaagaggaagaagaaGAGGGTGAGAATGGTGAGGAGGATACGTATGAGGAAGAAGAGCGTATAGCTCAAATGGAATTGAGACAGAAAGCTGAAGCCCGCATGGCTGAAGATAAGGCTAGACAGCATTTAATCAATGCTGGTGTTCCTCTAGATTCACTTAAAAGAAAACGTGATAGCGAAAACGCCGAAGACATGGATGTTTCAGCCTCACGACGCATTAGTGTTGACAAAAGCTCCGAATATGCTTTGGATAAACTTAAGGATATGGAAAATAGGCCCTTGCCTTTTGGCTCCAATTTAGCCTCCTCCATTATAACTCATCACGATGATATGCCAGAACCCAACTCCTTGGACTTGTTGCAGAAGAGAGCTCAAGAAGTATTGGATTCAGCTTCTCAGGGTATTTTAGCCAATAATATGGCTGATGAATTTGCATTCAAAGAGAAAAATGGGAAGGCCGGCAATGAACCGTTCTTCAAGCACAGATGTCGCTATTGCGGCAAAGTCTTTGGTTCGGATTCTGCCTTACAGATTCACATTAGATCTCATACGGGCGAACGTCCCTTCAAGTGCAATGTTTGCGGCAGCAGATTCACCACCAAAGGAAATTTAAAAGTGCATTTCCAAAGACATGCTCACAAATTCCCTCATGTACCTATGAATGCCACCCCCATACCAGAGCATTTGGATAAATTCCATCCTCCCCTATTGGATCAAATGTCACCGGATAGTTCTCCCAGCCATACACCTGCCGCCATGCCACAACAAATGCCCAGTCAAATGCCAGCCATGAATTTCCCAGGAGCTTCTAGCAATTTTCCTGGATTGGCTAATCTCTACAGACCTCCCATGGACATATTGAAGTCATTGTCAGCTTCATCGGGTGCCGCTGGATTCAGCAATCCTTTCTTCCCTCAGGTTCCTGGTAATTTGGGAGAAGCAGCTGTACAAGCTCAAGCAGCTGCCCAAGctgttttgaataaaaatcaGGAAATTCCTACGGATTTAAGTAAAACCTCGGAGCCCAGTTCTCCTGTCAACACACAGATAAAGTCAGAGATCTGTGAGGAAAAGGAGGAAGAGGAACATGAACAAGAACAAGAAGAAATGGCCACCAAACCAGACACCACAACTGAGGCACCCAAAACATCAACTCCCACTCCTTTGGACATAAAGATCAAAGAAGAGAAAGATGATTGTGAAATTGTACAAGATGATATGGAAGAAGATAGAATACACACTCCCTTACCAGCACCAGCTACAGTCAGTCCCGCCATCTCTGCACACTCACCTTCTTTAATCAATTCCCTACCCCAAGTACCTAATAGCCCGCCTGTACCCACCTCAAAACCACCCACCATTCAACAATTACCGCCGGTAGTACAACCCATACAACCACCTGCCATTTTACATCCACAACCTTCACCGGGTTCTCAACATCATTTGGATCATTTACCCACACCCGGACAGCTGCCACCTTCTATGCATCATCGTGATGACTTCTTTGCCGAACGTTTCCCTCTGAACTTTACCAAAACATTGTCGCCCGAAAGACACTCGCCCATAAGATCGCCAGCGCATATACCACGTGCTCCCTTCTTTAATCCCATGAAACCTCATGATATGGCTTTATTGCCGCGTCCTCATAGCAATGATAATTCCTGGGAGAATTTCATAGAGATTTCGAATTCTTCGGAGACCATGAAGTTAAAGGAATTGATGAAGAATAAGAAAATCACCGATCCCAATCAATGTGTGGTGTGTGATCGTGTTTTATCGTGCAAAAGTGCTCTACAAATGCACTATCGCACCCATACCGGCGAAAGACCTTTCAAGTGTCGCATTTGTGGTCGTGCTTTCACCACTAAAGGCAATTTGAAAACTCACATGGCTGTGCATAAAATAAGACCGCCCATGCGTAATTTCCATCAGTGTCCAGTGTGTCATAAGAAATACTCCAACGCTTTAGTGCTGCAACAACACATACGCTTGCATACTGGAGAACCCACAGATTTGACACCCGAACAAATACAAGCAGCCGAAATACGTGATCCTCCACCATCTATGATGCCAGGTGCTTTCATGAATCCTTTTGCTGCCGCCGCTTTCCACTTCGGTATGCCTGGCGGTCCTGGCATGCATCCGGGTATGCACGGTATGCATAATGGCTTAGGTTCGGAATCTTCTCAGGGTGACTACGATGATCAAATGGATTGTGGAGATGATTACGACGATGATATGTCTTCTGATCATATGTCCAATAGCAATGATTTGGAACCGGGTAGTGAGAGACCAAAGTCAACTGATGATTTCAAAGGTTTATTGTTTGAGCAAAAGCTAAGAATAGATCCTACTGGAGTGGTTAATACAAATCCTAGACCTCAATCGGCCACCTCGAATGCAAATTCAATAAGTTCGCCTCCCACCAGCCCAACAACTGCATCAAAACCTTTGAGTTCTACACGCGCTACTTCACCAGCCAGATCAGCTTCGGAAATGTCACAAGGAGCTTTAGATTTGACACCACGTGCTGGACCCTCTTCGGCCAATAGCAGCATTAGCGCTCGTTCGCCGCTACCTAGCAATGCTGGCAAACGTTCACCTTCTCCCGTTAGCAAATCTCCAAAACTACCACAAATCAGCCCCTCAGCCGTTATGCCACCAACTTCTGCAGTCGATTGTCTACCACCCGGTCTACATCACCACttgcagcagcaacatcaacaactaATGCAACAGCAAGCAGCCTTGGCTGCCGCTCAACATCACCAGCAAATGCAACACAATGCCGTCGTAGCCATGCATCAAGAACAACTAAGACGTGAAGCAGTTGCACATGCGCAACTCTCACCGAATGCCCCACCATCGATGTCACAGCAGCCAACAACTGGACAAGGTTCCGCCACCAGCTCACCGCAAATACCACATCCACAAGCGGGAAATCCATTGGTAGCAGCTGCCAGACCACCATTTGGCATGTTTCCAAATCTCCCGCTGTTTCCACCGGCTTCCACGCAAAACATGTGCACCGCAATGAATTCAATAGCACAGTCTGTTATGCCGGCGGCACCATTTAATCCTTTAGCTCTATCGG GAGTCAGAGGCAGCACTACTTGCGGCATTTGTTTCAAAACATTCCCCTGCCATTCGGCTTTGGAGATTCATTATAGAAGTCATACTAAAGAGAGACcatttaaatgtaatatatGTGATCGTGGCTTTACAACAAAG GGTAACTTAAAACAACATATGCTTACCCATAAAATTCGTGATATGGAACAGGAAACTTTCCGAAATAGAGCTGTCAAGTAT ATGAGTGGTGGCAAAGAagattga